DNA from Microbacterium sp. SORGH_AS_0969:
CATCTTGATGAAGGTCGACTTGCCGGCGCCGTTGTCGCCGAGCACGCACGTGACCTGGCCCGCGGTGACCGTGGTCGAGACGCCGGAGAGGGCGTTGACCGGGCCGTAGCTCTTGCCGACGTTTCGGACTTCGACGATCGGGGTCTGTGTCGAGGTGGTCATTTCGTCCCTCCCGCGCGCAGACGCACGAAGTGGTTGAGCAGCACGGCCAGCAGCAGCATCGCCCCGAGGAAGGTGCGCAGCCAGTTGGTGTCCCACTGAGCGAAGGTGATGCCCTGGAAGACCATGCCGTAGATGAGCGCGCCGAGGGCGGCACCGATCGCCGAACCGAACCCACCGGTGAGCAGGCAGCCGCCGACGACGGCGCAGATGATGTAGATGAACTCCTGTCCGACACCGGTGTTGGCCTGCACCGTCGAGGTGCGGAACAGCGAGATCATGCCGACCAGCCACGCCGCACCGGCGGTGGTCATGAACAGCCCGATCTTCGTCTTGAGGATGGGGACGCCGACCTGGCGCGACGAGTTGAGCTGGCCGCCGACGGCGAAGATCCAGTTGCCGGCGCGGGTGCGCAGCAGCACCCAGGTGGCGACCGCGGTCACGAGGACCCACCACAGCACCGAGACGTAGAACGTGCCGTCGCCGATGCGGATCGAGGCGCCGAACAGGGGCTGGATGCTGTCGTAGAACGGCACCTTGGTCATGCCCTGGATCGCGACCTGACCGGTGATGAGCTTGGTCACGGCGAGGTCGGCGCCGGCGAGGACGAAGAACGTGCCGAGGGTCACGATGAAGCTCGGAAGGCCGGTCTTCATCACGACGAGTCCGTTGAGAGCGCCGATGGCCAGGGCGGCGGCGAGCGAGATCAGCACGGCGAGCCAGATGTTCAGGCCGTAGTGCGTGGTGAGGATGCCGACGATCAGCGCGGTGAAACCGGTCATGACACCGGCGGAGAGGTCGAACTCCCCGCCGATCATCAGCAGGGCGACGGCGACGGCCATGATGCCGAACGTCGAGCCCGACTCCAGCCACACGCCGGCACCGGCGAGGGTCATGAAGTTGGGGGTGTAGACCGAGAAGAAGAACATGACGGCCAGGGCCGCGACCAGTGCTCCGATCTCGGGGCGGGCGAGCAGGCGCCGCACGGGCTGCCGCTCGAGGCGGGGGCGTGTGGCGATTGTCACGATGTCGGTCGTCGTCATCGTCGAGTCCTTTCGGTGGTCCCCGGCCGGGCGCGGGCGCCCGGCCGGGGATGAGAGGGTCAGCGGGTGCCGTTGGCCGCGAACTTGGCGACCTCGGCGGCGTTGTCCTTCGTGACGAACGCGGGACCCGAGTAGACGGGCTGTCCGCCGCCGATCTCGTTGCCGTTCGTGCTCTTCAGGTAGAGCGCGGTGACGCCGAGGAAGCCCTGCACGTAGGGCTGCTGGTCGACGGCGAAGAGGATCTTGCCGGCCTCGATGTCGCTGACGACGTCCTCGGAGAGGTCGAAGGTGCCGATCTTGGCGGAACTGCCCGACTCTTCGACCGCGCCGACGGCGTCGATGGCGTACTGGCCGCCGAGGGTGAGGACGGTGTCGATCGAGGGGTCGGCCTGGAGCTTGGCCTTGATGGTGGCCTTCACCTCGGCGTCGTTGGTGCCGTCGACCTGGAGGTTCTCCATCTGGCCCGAGAACGCCTGGGTGGCGGCGGCGCAGCGCTCCTCGAGTCCGACGTTTCCCGCCTCCTGGATGACGCAGAGGCCCTTCTTCAGGCCCTCCTTGCTGAGACGCTCGCCCACGGCCTTGCCCGCGACGCTCTCGGTCTGGCCGATGTGCGTGAAGGCCCCGAACTCGGCGTAGCGGTCGATGCCGGAGTTGATGGTGACGACGGGGATGCCGGCGGCCACCGCCGCTTCGACGCTCGTCTTCAGACCGTCGGGGTTGGCCATCGAGACGACGATGCCGTTCACCCCCTGCGCGACGGCGTTGTCGATGAGCTGGGACTGCTTGGCGGGGTCGGGGTCGGCGTTGTAGGTGACGGTGACGCCGTAGTCGCCGCCGGCGGCTTCGGCGCCGGACTTCACGCGGTCCCAGAAGCTGTCGCCGGGGCCCGAGTGGGTGATGACGGCGTAGGTCAGGTCTTTCTTGGCGGTGGTGGTGGCAGCTCCGTCGCTGCCGTTGTTCACAGGTTCCTGCCCTGTCCCGGAGCAGGCGGTCAGTGCCAGCGCAACAGAGGCCGCCAGGGCGAGGGTGCCGATCAAGCGCTTCTTCATGGAGTTCCCTTTCGATGAGGACTTCGACATCGGGTGATGCTCATCGGTTGACGTCGCTGTCGGGTGTGAGCCTGGCACCGGCACTCGCATTTGTCAATACATTCTGTCAACATGTGATCACGCAACGACGCGAGCGAGAGGAAGACGATGAGCGAGTCCGGACACATCGGAGTGGGACTGATCTCGGCGGGGTGGATGGGGCGCCTGCATTCCCGCGCGTATCGCGCGGTGCCCACGCACTTCCCCGAGATCGGAGCGCACCCGCGCCTGGTCGTGGCCGCCGACCCCGACGAACGCGGCCGCGCGCACGCCCGTGACGTGCTCGGCTATGCCGCCGCGGTCAGCGACTACCGCGAGGTTCTCGCCGACCCCGCTGTCGATGTCGTGTCGATCTGCTCGCCCAACTTCCTCCACCACGAGATGGCCCTGGCCGCGGTCGCCGCCGGCAAGCCGTTCTGGATCGAGAAGCCCATGGGGCGCTCCCTCGCCGAGTCGCGCGAGATCGCCGAGGCGGCCGAGGCCGCCGGGCTGGTGACCTCCGTCGGCTTCAACTACCGACACGCGCCGGCCGTGGCCCGCGCGCGCGAGCTCGTCCGCTCCGGGGCACTCGGCACGATCACGAACGTGCGCGTGTCGTTCCTCGCCGACTACTCCGCCGACCCCCTGGGCGTCCTGACCTGGCGCTTCCTGCGCGAGAAGGCGGGCTCGGGCGTCATGGGCGACCTGCTCTCGCACGGCGTCGACCTCGCCCAGTTCGTCGTGGGCCGCATCGCCGCGGTCTCGGCGGCGAAGGAGACCTTCATCCGCCGCCGCCCCCTCCCTTCCGCGGGCGCGGTGAGCCATTTCGCGTCGGGGAGCGCGGATGCCGAGACGGGCGAGGTCGAGAACGAGGACTACGCCGCCGTCATCGGTCGCTTCGACTCGGGAGCGGTGGGCGTGTTCGACGCGAGCCGCGTCGCCGTCGGTGCCCGCGCCGAGTACCGCCTCGAGGTGTATGGCACGCGCGGCTCGATCCGCTGGAACTTCGAGCGGCTGAACGAGCTCGAGCACGCCGACTCGGTGCACGGCTACCGGCGCATCATGGCCGAGCCCGGGTTCGGGGCGTTCAACCGCTTCCAACCGGGAGCGGGGACGTCGATGGGCTTCGACGACTTCAAGACCATCGAGGCGGCACTCTTCCTCGAGTCGGTCCGCACCGGCCGGCAGCTCGCCCCCTCGGCCGCCGACGGCTGGGCGGCGGCGGCCATCGTCGACGCAGCCGAGGAGAGCGTGGCAGACAGCCGATGGCATGACGTGCCCGAGGTGACCGCGACGACGACCTACGACGCATGACACGAACGACGGCCCCGGGGGTGTCTCGGGGCCGTCGGGGTCGGTGCGGTCGGGCGGGCCGTACGGTCGGGGCCGCGCCCTCGGGGCGGCGCCCTCGGGGCCGTGCGCTCGGGGCCGTGCGCTCGGGGCCGTGCGCTCGGGGCCGTGCGCTCGGGGCCGTGCGCTCGGGCGGTGCGGTCCAACGCGGGCCGCGCGCCGCGGCGGCGACGCGACCCGCGCGATCACGCCCCGCTCCGCGGTCAGGCCGAGAACGCCGCGCGGAAGGCGTCCAGCGCCCGGTCCGGATCGGCGCTGGCCCACCCCTCCAGGCCGATCACGCCGTCGTACCCGAGGCGGCACAGTTCGGCCGCGATCGCTTCGTAGCGGATCTCGCCCGTCCCGGGCTCGCAGCGACCGGGCACGTCGGCGACCTGGATCTCCCCCACCCACGGCAGGCAGCGCCGCACGAGCTCGATCAGGTTCCCCTCGCCGATCTGCGCGTGGTACAGGTCGAGGTTCATCCGCATCGCCGGCGAGTCGACGGCGCGCACGAGCGCGAAGGTGTCCGCGGCGCGCGCGAACGGCGTGCCGGGGTGATCGACCTCGAGGTTGAGGTTCTCGAGCGTGAACACGCGGCCCGCGCGTTCGCCCATCTCGGCAAGACGGCCGAGCGTCTGCGTGGCCACCTCCCACTGCACCGGCAACATGTCGGCGCCCGGACGCACGGGCTGTCCCGTGGCATCCAATCCCGTTCCGTGCAGGTTCAGCCGGGGCGCATCGATCACGTCGGCGGCGCGCAGCGACAGCTCGGCCGTGCGCAGCAGCTCGGCGATGCCGTCGTCGGTGACGAGGTCGCCGCGCAGGTACCCGGTCATCGACGAGAACACGGCGCCCGTCGCCGCGAGGGCGGGGAGGTGCTTCGTGCTCCAGTCCCAGATCTCGACCTCGAACCCGCGTTCGTGCAGACGCGCCACGCGCTCCACGAACGGCAGGTCGACGAAGAGCATCTCCGCGGATGCCGCGAGGCGGTACCCCGCCGGCGATGCCGGAACCCCGACGGTGGCCGTCGGGCGCGGCCCGCCCATCAGCTCAGATCGACCGCGACGACGACGCGCTCTTCGGCGGAGCGCTGCGCGGCGTCGGCGAGCAGCAGTGCCGCACGGCCGTCATCGAAGGTGGGGCTGGTCGACGCCCCGCCGCGGGCGAGCGCGATGAACTCGCGCAGCTCGGCGCGGTACGAGGGCGTGTAGCGCGTGACCATCGCCGACTCGAAGGGGCGGTGCGTGTCGACGCCCGCGGTGTTCGAGACCCGCACGAGGCTCGTGCCCTGGTTGCCGACGTCGAGCGTGCCCGTGCTGCCGAAGACCTCGATGCGCTGGTCGTAGCCGACCGTGCTGTGCCGGGAATTGATGATCGTGGCGACCGCGCCGCCCGCCGCCCGCAGGACCGTCACGGCCGTGTCGAAGTCGCCGTGCTCGCGGGCACCGGGGTCGAAAGTGGTGGAGCCGGTGGCCTGCACCTCGACGATGTCGCCGAGGAAGAAGCGGGCCATGTCGAAGTCGTGGATCGTCATGTCGCGGAAGATCCCGCCCGACACCGCGATGTACGACGCGGGGGGCGCAGCCGGGTCGCGGCTGATGATGGTCAGCTGCTCGAGCTCGCCGATCTCGCCCGCGGCGAGCCGCGCCCGCGCCTCGGCGAACGCCGGGTCGAAGCGCCGGTTGAAGCCCAGGGCCACGGGGACGCCCGACGCCGCGACGGTCGAGCGCAGCGCCTCGACGCGCGCGATGTCGAGGTCGATCGGCTTCTCGCACAGCACGGGCAGCCCCGCCTCGACGGAGCGCGCGATGAGGTCGACGTGCGTGGGGGTGGGCGAGGCGACGAGGATCGCGTCGACACGTCCGGGCACGAACAGGTCGTCGGCGGTGTCGGTGGCCTCACCGCCGAACTGCGCGGCGATGCTGCGCGCGCCCTCGACGAAGGGGTCGGCCACCCACGCGAGGGTCGCATCGGGGTCGGCGGCGATGCTGGCGGCGTGCACCTGGCCGATGCGGCCGGTACCGATGAGTCCGAAGCGGAGGGGCGAAGAGGTCACGGAAGAGGTCCTGTCTGTGGAGAGGGGAAGCGGGGCGGACCGGTCACGCCCAGGGGCGCAGGGCCTCGCGGTTGAGGGTCTGGTCGCGGGTGCGATCGGCGCGGAAGGCGTCGATCGAGACGTCGGGGGCGTTGAGCACATCCTGCTCCACGACGATCCACCCGTCGAAGCCGCGGCGGTCGACGGCATCCATCACCGCCGCCAGGTCGATGTCGCCCCGGCCGAACGCGACGAACGAGCCCGACGACCACACCTCGGCCATGCCCCCGCCCGCGGCGAGCACGCGACGGAGCTCGGCGAGGTCGACGTCCTTGAGGTGGAGGTGGTTGATGCGCCCGCCCCAGCGATCGACGGCGGCGACGGGGTCTCCCCCGGCGATGAAGAGGTGGCCGGTGTCGAGGGTGAGATCGACGTCGGTGCCGGCGAGGAACGCGTCGATCTCGACGGGCGACTCCACGAAGGTGCCCGCGTGATGGTGGAACGTCGGCTCGAACCCGGCGGCGCGCACGATGGTCGCCGCGCGTCCCACGTTCTCGTGCAGTCGGTGCGCGCGATCGGCATCGACGGGGTCGACCTCCGCCCCGCGGCCCGGGTTGCCCGCTCGCTCGGGAGATCCCGCGTCGGCGAGCGTGGGCAGCGGCAGGCGGTCGGGGCCGAGCTCGGCGGCATCCGCGAAGAG
Protein-coding regions in this window:
- a CDS encoding ABC transporter permease, coding for MTTTDIVTIATRPRLERQPVRRLLARPEIGALVAALAVMFFFSVYTPNFMTLAGAGVWLESGSTFGIMAVAVALLMIGGEFDLSAGVMTGFTALIVGILTTHYGLNIWLAVLISLAAALAIGALNGLVVMKTGLPSFIVTLGTFFVLAGADLAVTKLITGQVAIQGMTKVPFYDSIQPLFGASIRIGDGTFYVSVLWWVLVTAVATWVLLRTRAGNWIFAVGGQLNSSRQVGVPILKTKIGLFMTTAGAAWLVGMISLFRTSTVQANTGVGQEFIYIICAVVGGCLLTGGFGSAIGAALGALIYGMVFQGITFAQWDTNWLRTFLGAMLLLAVLLNHFVRLRAGGTK
- a CDS encoding sugar ABC transporter substrate-binding protein, whose product is MKKRLIGTLALAASVALALTACSGTGQEPVNNGSDGAATTTAKKDLTYAVITHSGPGDSFWDRVKSGAEAAGGDYGVTVTYNADPDPAKQSQLIDNAVAQGVNGIVVSMANPDGLKTSVEAAVAAGIPVVTINSGIDRYAEFGAFTHIGQTESVAGKAVGERLSKEGLKKGLCVIQEAGNVGLEERCAAATQAFSGQMENLQVDGTNDAEVKATIKAKLQADPSIDTVLTLGGQYAIDAVGAVEESGSSAKIGTFDLSEDVVSDIEAGKILFAVDQQPYVQGFLGVTALYLKSTNGNEIGGGQPVYSGPAFVTKDNAAEVAKFAANGTR
- a CDS encoding Gfo/Idh/MocA family protein — protein: MSESGHIGVGLISAGWMGRLHSRAYRAVPTHFPEIGAHPRLVVAADPDERGRAHARDVLGYAAAVSDYREVLADPAVDVVSICSPNFLHHEMALAAVAAGKPFWIEKPMGRSLAESREIAEAAEAAGLVTSVGFNYRHAPAVARARELVRSGALGTITNVRVSFLADYSADPLGVLTWRFLREKAGSGVMGDLLSHGVDLAQFVVGRIAAVSAAKETFIRRRPLPSAGAVSHFASGSADAETGEVENEDYAAVIGRFDSGAVGVFDASRVAVGARAEYRLEVYGTRGSIRWNFERLNELEHADSVHGYRRIMAEPGFGAFNRFQPGAGTSMGFDDFKTIEAALFLESVRTGRQLAPSAADGWAAAAIVDAAEESVADSRWHDVPEVTATTTYDA
- a CDS encoding TIM barrel protein, with translation MGGPRPTATVGVPASPAGYRLAASAEMLFVDLPFVERVARLHERGFEVEIWDWSTKHLPALAATGAVFSSMTGYLRGDLVTDDGIAELLRTAELSLRAADVIDAPRLNLHGTGLDATGQPVRPGADMLPVQWEVATQTLGRLAEMGERAGRVFTLENLNLEVDHPGTPFARAADTFALVRAVDSPAMRMNLDLYHAQIGEGNLIELVRRCLPWVGEIQVADVPGRCEPGTGEIRYEAIAAELCRLGYDGVIGLEGWASADPDRALDAFRAAFSA
- the iolG gene encoding inositol 2-dehydrogenase, coding for MTSSPLRFGLIGTGRIGQVHAASIAADPDATLAWVADPFVEGARSIAAQFGGEATDTADDLFVPGRVDAILVASPTPTHVDLIARSVEAGLPVLCEKPIDLDIARVEALRSTVAASGVPVALGFNRRFDPAFAEARARLAAGEIGELEQLTIISRDPAAPPASYIAVSGGIFRDMTIHDFDMARFFLGDIVEVQATGSTTFDPGAREHGDFDTAVTVLRAAGGAVATIINSRHSTVGYDQRIEVFGSTGTLDVGNQGTSLVRVSNTAGVDTHRPFESAMVTRYTPSYRAELREFIALARGGASTSPTFDDGRAALLLADAAQRSAEERVVVAVDLS
- a CDS encoding sugar phosphate isomerase/epimerase encodes the protein MKATVAGAPVSFGVFELTPEGAATVSADEMGEALQAAGYRGIDLGPVGFLGRGAELRARLARFDLQLAGGWVQLPFSDDEAFTASLPDLHEALRLFADAAELGPDRLPLPTLADAGSPERAGNPGRGAEVDPVDADRAHRLHENVGRAATIVRAAGFEPTFHHHAGTFVESPVEIDAFLAGTDVDLTLDTGHLFIAGGDPVAAVDRWGGRINHLHLKDVDLAELRRVLAAGGGMAEVWSSGSFVAFGRGDIDLAAVMDAVDRRGFDGWIVVEQDVLNAPDVSIDAFRADRTRDQTLNREALRPWA